The following coding sequences lie in one Arachis hypogaea cultivar Tifrunner chromosome 4, arahy.Tifrunner.gnm2.J5K5, whole genome shotgun sequence genomic window:
- the LOC112796196 gene encoding putative germin-like protein 2-1, which yields MANNFSLVVAILALSLSVVVTATDNSALQDFCVSDPQGQVLVNGLVCKDPKVVEANDFCFSGLHIAGNTSNPSGSKVTPVAATQLPGLNTLGISIARIDYAPWGINPPHTHPRASEILTVLDGYLEVGFVTSNPENRHIRKVLQKGDVFVFPVGLVHYQRNVGNSNAVAIAALSSQNPGVITVGNAVFGSTPEIATDVLVKAFHLDETTIGYLQSKFKN from the exons ATGGCTAACAATTTTTCATTGGTGGTAGCAATTTTAGCTCTATCACTTTCAGTTGTTGTCACGGCAACTGACAATAGTGCTCTTCAGGATTTCTGCGTCTCAGACCCACAAGGCCaag TGTTAGTGAATGGTTTGGTGTGCAAGGATCCGAAAGTTGTTGAAGCAAATGATTTCTGCTTCAGTGGTCTTCACATAGCTGGAAACACCTCAAACCCTAGTGGATCTAAAGTCACTCCAGTGGCTGCAACTCAGCTACCAGGACTCAACACACTCGGCATATCCATAGCTCGCATTGATTATGCTCCATGGGGGATTAACCCTCCTCACACACATCCTCGCGCCTCCGAAATCTTGACAGTTCTTGATGGATATTTGGAGGTTGGATTCGTCACTTCCAACCCCGAAAACCGCCACATTCGGAAAGTTCTACAAAAGGGTGACGTCTTTGTGTTTCCGGTGGGACTTGTTCACTATCAGAGAAATGTAGGCAACAGTAATGCTGTTGCCATTGCTGCTCTTAGTAGTCAAAATCCCGGAGTTATCACTGTTGGTAATGCTGTTTTTGGATCTACACCTGAAATTGCTACTGATGTTCTTGTTAAGGCTTTTCACTTGGATGAAACTACCATCGGTTATCTCCAGTCCAAGTTCAAGAATTGA